A window of Roseobacter fucihabitans genomic DNA:
ACGGGGTCAAGAACGGATTTTCTAATCTCTTTCCTTGCTTTAGTGGCGGGTGCGGGCGTGTTCAACGCTGTTCTGGAACGCGCAAAATCCTCCATGAAGGCCTTTAATGACCACGAACAATTGGTGCAAAAGAGTGAGGTGATCGATCTTTTGCTTAAGGATTACGAGGAACAGGCGACAGAATGGCTCTGGCAAACAAATAGCGCGCTCTGTATCCAAAGCGCACCGCAGCCGGTTTTGGATATGCTGGGGGTTCCACAACATGAGGCGACGCGATTTTGTTTGCTTGGCGCAATCGAGGGTCGTCTATGTGGCAATAGCCTTGACGAATTTTTACGGCTCAAAAAGGCGATCTCTGATCAAGTCGAATTTCACGACATTCTGGTGTTGATCACGGATGTGCAAGATGGGATGCGCCGCTGGATCATGATGCGGGGTCGTCCGCAATATGAAAACGGACAATTCTCTGGGTTTCGCGGTATCTTTGCCGATGCAACCATGACGGTGGAGGCCAAGAAACAAGTGGAGTTTCTGGCTTCACATGACGTTCTGACGGGCATCTATAACCGGAATGCTCTGCAGGATCGGCTGACTGACCTCGATCCTGATCATGAGCATGCGGCAGTTTTTTTGGTTGATCTGGATGGCTTCAAACAAGTGAACGACAGCTATGGTCATGGCGTGGGGGATCGGCTTTTGCAAGTGGTCGCGCGGCGGTTGTGCGATGGCATTGCGGCAAATGATTTTGTCGCCCGCCTCGGCGGAGACGAGTTTCTTGTGTTGATGAAAACACCGCAAGAATTGCCAGTAGCAACGTTGACAGCGATAGGTGATCGAATGGTACGCGACCTGTCGCAGCCCTATCTTGTTGATCATCTTGATTTATCGCTCTCTGCGTCTGTCGGGCTTGCGCGTTTCCCTCAGGATTCCAGAGATGGCGAAGACCTGCTGGTTCAGGTTGATCTGGCCTTGTATGCAGCCAAGAACGGCGGCCGCAATCAGTGCCGGATGTTTGTTCAGGAGATGCAAAAAGGTCTGCAAAAACGGTTGATCATCACGGAACGATTAAAGGCAGCCGTCGCTCGTGAAGAAATCGTGCCCTTCTACCAGCCTCAATACTCGCTCGTGGATGGCGGTCTGGTAGGGTGCGAGGCCCTTGCGCGCTGGGCTGATGCGGAACTGGGGTTTGTCGGGCCGGACATTTTTATTCCCATCGCAGAGCAGACAGGTCTTGTAACCGTCCTGGGCGAACAATTGCTGAAACGGGCTTGTCTGGACGCGCTGACCTGGTCCACGCCGGATCGCGGGCTGGGATGCCCGATGGTTTGCGTCAATATCTCCCCGATACAGTTTGAGCGAGATGATATCGCGAAAATGGTGCGGCGTGTCTTGGACGATACTGGCTTGCCCGCAGCGCGCCTTGAAATCGAAGTCACGGAAAGCGTGCTGATCGCGGATACGCAGAAGGCTGCTGCGACATTGCTTGAACTGAGCGATATGGGAGTCACAATTGCCTTGGACGATTTTGGGACGGGGTATTCGTCGCTGAGCTACCTGCGCTCCCTGCCGCTTAATCGCCTAAAAATTGACCGCACGTTTGTGCGAGATATGCATGAGCGACCCGCCCAACAAATCGTGAATGCAATTATCCAACTTGGAGCGAATTTGGGGCTCTGCGTGATCGCCGAAGGCGTGGAGACCGAGGAGCAGCGACAGATGTTGGCCAAGATGGGGTGTCAGGATGGGCAAGGGTATCTGTTCTCCGCAGCGGTTCCCGCAAGGGATGTCCATCGTCTCATCGAGGCCGCCGTCCCCCAATCTGCAAGGCTGAAAAATGCGCCCTAGGCCAGGCCAATGCCTCGACGGGGGAAGCATTGTGATACCGTTGAGCAAGCGGCATATCCCTTTCGGTGCAAATCGAATTCAGATCGCTACTTTTTGTTTTTGCCGCGCTTTATGAAAGTCGAGATACGTGGGGTCGTACCGGTTTCGGCAGGTGAGCGCGTTCGCAAGACGGGCTGCTCGGAACCCGGAGCCTTGCTTTCACGCAAAACAATGAACAATCCACTGGCGATAATGATTGTGGAGCCGATGATGGTGTATGTGTCAGGCCGTTCGTCAAAGAACATCAAGCCGTAAAACGACGCCCATAGGATTTGTGAATATTGCATCGGGGCGACCACGACGGCCTCACCGGTATTATAGGCAGCGATGAGGAAACGCCCGGCGATCCACGCGAAAACGGCGACGACCCCAAGCTTGCCCAGATCTGCGAGTGGCAGAGGTTCATAAACCAGCGGCAATAACGCGGCCATGACCACGAAATTGGCCATCATCGGGTAGAGCATTATGACAACAGTGCGTTCTTCACGGCCAATCTTGCGCACGATGATGGAGGCAAATGAGCCGCAGATGGCGGATACCAGCGCCGCGAGATGGCCGAGTTCCAGATCGGCCTGTCCGGGGCGCAACACGACCAGAACGCCGGTCAGCCCCACGGCAACTGCAAGCCAGCGGCGCATTTTGACCTGTTCCCCTAAAATAGGGATCGCCAGAATTGTGATCAGCAGGGGGGAGGCAAAGAGGATCGCATAGACCTGCGCCAGGGGGAGTACAGAAAACGCATAAAAAGCACAAAAGCCTGTGATCACCGCCGCAACCGTGCGGGCCATCATCCACCAGGGATGTTTCGGGAGCAAAGTGCCGGGCGTTGCATCGCGCAGCAGGTAGAACATTGCGAGAGGGAAGCTGAACAGGACGCTGAAAAAGACGATCTGCACGGGGGAGTACCCACCGCCGAGCACCTTGATGATCACGTCATGGCTGGCAAATATGCCAAAGGCGACGAGTGCGTAGAGCGCCCCTTTTGCATTCGGGCTCATGGCGTTCTCATGCGTCGCGGCACCGGGATATGAGGTGGTAAAACCCGCTCATCCCGGTTGGTGTATGCATGGCAACTTGCCGCCCGCGCACCAGACGCTCCGCCAACCGGGTATGACCCATGTAATATCATCACAGGCTTTGATCAAGCGCCGCCAGAATTGCATCGCCCATCTGGGTGGTGGTGACGGGAGTGCCGCCATCCTCGCCCATCAGATCCGCCGTGCGCGCGCCATCCGCCAGCACTTTTTCAATGGCGGTTTCAACCCGTGTGGCCTCTTCGCCCTGATCGAATGAATAACGCAATGCCATCGCAAAGCTGAGGATGCAGGCGATTGGGTTCGCCTTGCCTTGTCCGGCAATATCGGGAGCGGACCCGTGTACGGGCTCATAAAGCGCGCGGGGCGGGCCGTCACCCGTGGGAGCCCCGAGGCTTGCCGAGGGCAACATGCCCAAGGATCCGGTCAGCATGGCCGCGCAATCGGACAGGATATCGCCAAAGAGATTGTCGGTCAGGATCACGTCGAATTGTTTGGGCGCGCGCACCAGCTGCATCGCGCCATTGTCTGCATACATATGCGACAGCTCGATATCAGGGTAATCCGCGTCGCGCACCTTTTGCACGACTTCGCGCCACAGGATGCCGCTTTCCATCACGTTGGCCTTTTCCATGGAGCAGACCTTGCTGGACCGGCGCCGGGCCAGTTCAAAAGCGGAGCGTGCCACGCGGTCGATTTCACCCTCAGTATAGCGTTGCGTGTTGATGCCAACGCGTTCGTTGCCCTCTTCGAAAATACCACGCGGCTCGCCAAAATAAACGCCGGAGGTCAATTCACGCACGATCATAATATCAAGACCCGCCACGATGTCTTTCTTGAGCGAGGAGAAATCCGCCAGCGCGTCAAAGCACTGCGCCGGGCGCAGGTTCGAAAACAGGTCCATCTCCTTGCGCAGACGCAACAACCCCCGCTCGGGCTTCACGCTAAAGTCGAGGTCGTCATATTTGGGTCCACCGACCGCGCCCAGCAGCACCGCATCGACCTCAAGCGCACGCGCCATTGTGTCATCATGCAGCGGCGTGCCATGCGCGTCATAGGCAGCCCCCCCCACGAGGTCTTCGCTCACGTCGAAACTCAGATCCCGCTTGTCACCAAACCAGGCGATGACGCGTTTGACCTGATCCATGACCTCCGGGCCGATACCGTCGCCGGCAAGAATGAGAAGGGAAGGGTTGGCCATGATGAGACTCCTGCAACTTATGTCACCAGCGGCCTATCGCGCGACCTGCGCAGGGTCAAGAAGTCGCAGCTGATAATGCACGATGCCGATCAGGTTACAGGCTGGTCTGTGCGCGTTCATGCTCAAGCGGTCATTTCTAGGATTTGGCGGTACATTGCCAAACAGCCGTCGGTTGTCGTTTTGAGCAAACTCCTCGGAATGGAAGTTTCATTGCTGGTGGCTGGCCCGTCCGGGTCATCCTGCACAGTATGCCTCTGCGTTGGTAAGTCGCGGCCCAGAGTGCGATTTTCTGGTATGGATTATCTTCGCAATAGCGCAGTCTCGAAACGCAAAACGTTCAACTGGAAGCCTTGAAACATGCACAAAATGGAGGGTCCTGTGGTATCGAACAGATCACGTAATGTTCTGATCGGTATATGTATCTGCTTTGCAATAGTGGTTTTATTGCCCTTTTCCCTGCACTCATCGCGCCTTGGTCTCACGGGCCTGGCTGCGGCGGATACACTGGATAGCCGCTTTTTCGCGGCAGGGAAAAGCTTCGGCAACCACGCCATTTTCGGGCATATGGTTCTGGGCGGGTTTCTTACGCTTTTGGTGCCTTTGCAACTTTGGGGCACCCTTCGGCGGCGTGCGCCCGCGCTGCACCGTTGGTGCGGACGTTTATTATGTGGTTGTGCCGTGCTGACAGGGGTGGGCGGTTTGGCCTATATCGCGGTGCGCGGGACAATCGGCGGCGCATGGATGAACGCGGGGTTCGCCCTTTATGGTGCCCTGCTGATCATCTCTGCGCTCCAGACCGTCCGATATGCCCTCAAAAACCGTTTTTCGGATCACCGGACCTGGGCCTTGCGGTTGTTCGTGCTCAGCATCGGATCATGGATTTACCGGATCCATTACGGGGTTTGGTACGCTCTGACGGATGGGCTTGCCTCGACCCCGACCTTTGAGGGGCGGTTCGATCTGATCCAGAACTTCGCTTTTTACCTGCCCTATCTTGTGGCTCTCGAAATCTGGCGGCGCTGGCGCAAACCCGTTGTCATCGCGTGATATCGACCCAGACCAGTTTGTGACGGCTGGCGATGCGCGCGGTTTCGCCCAGTTCGGTGCTTGGGTCGGGCCAGAGGACGCCGGAGGCAAGCACGCGCCAGTCCGCCGAGGGCAAGACGTAATCCACCCGCAGATTGCCTGGAACCGGGTCTGTCCAATCCGCGGTGTCCAAGGTGTCGCCAGACACGATTTTACTCCCATCGCTACCGGACATCGGGTCCTGCAAACGGGGGTCTTCGAGGAGCGAAGTGATCGCCGTCTTGATCCCCTCGCCGCCGCGCCGATCCTGATTGAAATCGCCCAGCAGGATGAAACGATCCTGTGGTGCCGGGCCGAATGCGCCGTTCAGGAAATGGTCCCAAAAGGTGATCTCATCATGATTGCGTCTGCCGTTGCGGTCTTCGGGTCCGTCAAACACCGGGGGGCTGGCGTGAAACGTCATCAGATGCACAGGCCCCAGTTCCGGGACGTCGATTGGCACGATCCAATGGCCCGTGGTTGAGAGCCGCTGGATGGCTTGCGCCTCGGGCGAGGGGAAGGGGCCGTCTTCGGTTTGTGGCAGCAACGCGCCGGGAAAGTCCCGCCATAGCAGGGCTGAGAAGTCCTGAACGGCACCTTGATCGATCGGGTAACGGGACAGGATTGCCATGCCGCCCTGGCCCGAGAATTGCCCGTAGCTTTGCGCATCCCGTGCGTCACCCCGTCGCCCATCGCCATCCATATCAAGCCCGGTTGGCATCCCGGTGTTGGGTCGGGCAGAAAACTGGAAGGGGTATTCCACCCCCGCGCCCGCCAGCGCCGCGACATAGGCCGACAGGGCCGCCCCGGTGAGGTCGTAGTCAAAGCCCTGCAGTGCGATGATATCGGCATCGGCCTGCGCAATGATGCGCAGCGTTGCGAGGATTTGGGCGTCTTCGCCGCGCGCGATATCGCGCAACAAGAGACCCGGCCCTTTGCGTTGGAGTTCGGTGTTATAGGTGGCAATCCGCAGAGTTTCCGCAAAAGGAGCGGTGCCGATCAAGGTAAAACCAACCGCGATACAGACGCAGATCAAGGGGCCATTTCTCTGGTTCGGCGGCGCAATCGTGACGCGATACCACTCTGCGCGCGAATGATCGTTCCAATTGGAAAGAAGGCCCATGCAATCAGACTCCAGCGGAGGCGTTGTTTGAGCTTAGCCTATCAGAACACTGCTTGCCTTGACCACTACAGGTTGAAAGAGCACGCAATGGTACGGATTAAAAGTTGCGTGATTGCGTCAGGGGTGCAGCGCCTGTCCACCCATTGTTATACGATTATTACCGCCCAATCGCGCAAGGAGAGCCATTTGCGACCCTATTGTTCGCAAATGATTGTTTGCAAATGGCAAATGGCATCATGGATCAGCGCAAAGGTCAGCCTATCATACCCAGGGACGCGCTTGTGACGCTGCGGCCTCAAAGGTGTCGATGGAGGTGGCTTTTTCCATCGTCAGGCCGATGTCGTCCAACCCGTTCATCAGGCAGTGCTTCTTGAAGGCATCCACCTCGAAGGGGATCACCTCACCGTCCGAGGTCGTGATCGTCTGCGCATCCAGATCGATGCTGATCCGCGCGTTGGAGCCCTTTTCGGCGTCTTTCATCAAGACGTCGACTTGTTCCTGCGGCAGTGCGATTGGCAGGATGCCGTTCTTAAAGCAGTTGTTATAGAAAATATCGGCGTAAGACGGCGCGATGACGCAGCGAATTCCGAAATCCTTGATCGCCCAGGGCGCGTGCTCGCGGCTGGACCCACATCCGAAATTGTCACCGGCCACGAGGATTTCCGCATCGCGGTAGGCGTCCTGATTAAGGATGAACGTCGGAATTTCAGAGCCATCATCGGCGTAACGCATCTCGTCAAAGAGGTTCACGCCTAGTCCCGAGCGTTTGATCGTTTTGAGGAATTGTTTGGGAATGATCATATCCGTGTCGATATTGATCATCGGCATGGGTGCCGCGATCCCGGTGAGTTTGTCGAATTTATCCATCTCAGCTCTCCTGGCCTCTGAAAGGCTCTCGGTGTGACGCCCTAAAACGTCGCGTTGGTTGTCCTATCGCCCCCAGGTGACGCCTTGGGCGTCTCCGAATGCGGCGTAGGGTGGGCTTTCAGGCCACCTTTGTCTCTACATCAAGTCACGCACGTCCGTGAGTTTGCCGGTAATCGCGGCAGCGGCTGCCATGGCGGGTGACATCAAATGCGTGCGCCCACCCCGTCCCTGACGACCCTCAAAGTTGCGGTTCGACGTGGCGGCGCAGCGTTCCCCCGGAGACAGTTGATCAGGGTTCATCGCCAGGCACATGGAACATCCCGCAAGGCGCCACTCAAACCCGGCGTCCTTGAAAATATCGGCCAGGCCCTCTTCTTCGGCCTGTGCGCGCACCAGGCCCGAGCCCGGCACCACCATCGCGCGAATGCCGTTTTTTTTCTTCTTGCCCTTCAGAATGGCGGCGGCGGCGCGCAGATCTTCGATCCGCCCATTAGTGCAGGAGCCGATAAACACCGTGTCGATTTCCACGTCCGACAGCGGCACGCCCGGCGTGAGCCCCATGTAATCCAGAGACCGTTGTGCTGCGCCCACCTTGCCGCCGGTGAAATCGGAAGCCGCGGGGACCGTCGCCGTGATCGGCAAAACATCTTCGGGAGAGGTGCCCCATGTGACCACCGGCGCAATGTCCTCGCCCTTGAGGGTGATGGTCTTGTCCCAATGCGCGTCATCGTCCGAATACAACGTTTTCCACCACGCCATTGCCGCTTCCCATTGCGCGCCTTTCGGAGCGTGCGGGCGCCCCTGGCAATACTCATATGTCTTTTCATCCGGTGCGATCAGACCGGCACGCGCGCCGCCCTCAATCGCCATATTGCAGACGGTCATGCGCCCTTCCATGGACAAATCACGAATCGCCTCGCCGCAATACTCAATCACGTAACCGGTGCCGCCAGCGGTGCCGGTGGCCCCGATCACGGACAGGGTAATGTCCTTGGCGGTGACACCGGGGCGCAATTTGCCGGTGATCTCGACCTTCATGTTTTTGGATTTCTGCTGAATCAGCGTTTGCGTGGCCAGCACATGTTCAACCTCGGAGGTGCCGATCCCATGGGCCAGCGCGCCGAACGCCCCATGCGTCGCGGTGTGGCTATCCCCGCAGACCACGGTCATGCCGGGCAGGGTCCAGCCCTGTTCGGGGCCCACGATATGCACGATGCCCTGACGCACGTCGGACACAGGGTAATAATGGATGCCGAATTCCTTGGCGTTGGTATCGAGCGCTTCGACCTGAATGCGGCTGTCCTCGGTCATGGTGGCGGCATTTGCGCGGTCCAGCGTGGTGGGGACGTTGTGATCCGGCACGGCGATGGTTTTATCCGGCGCGCGTACCGTCCGGCCCGTCATGCGCAACCCTTCAAAGGCTTGCGGAGATGTCACCTCATGCACCAGGTGGCGGTCGATATAGAGCAAGCAGGTGCCATCATCCGCCGCGTGGACAAGATGGGCATCCCAGATTTTATCATAGAGTGTTTTGGGGGACATGTGGTCCTCTCCCGTAATAAGAAAAATGAGCGTTTGGGTCGGCGCGTGCGCCTATTGCCGTGCAAGCACGGTATGGGTCGCCCCAAAAAAGCGTTCGCGCAGTCGCGCGCGGTCGTCCATGTCAAAAACACGTGCCATGACGTTCAGATACAGCGGTCATGGCCTTGCTGCAAGGCCCGGTGACTTGTTGATGTCAAAGCACTGTGCAAATGTCTGCAAATGGCAGATCCGATCGCTAATCTTGAAGAACCCCTTGGGCACGTTTTGATGTCCGTCGATGAAATATGGCACCTCGTTTCGGTTTTCGGAGCGGACCTGATCGAGCCGGGCTGGCGGCAGAATCAGGCCATCATCATTCTGTCCCTCGCGGCGCTTGCCTATCTGCTGCACGGCATATCCGGGCGATTGATCGAGGCGCGCGTGCGGGCCATTGAGGGCTGGTCCAAATGGCAACTGCGCATGATCATCCAGATCAAACGGCGCATGGGTCTGATCCTCTTCGCGCTGATGTCTTATGGCGTTTATGTCGTGATGCAAAACATCACCTGGCCGTCGCGATCCTATATGATCGGGGGGGTATCAACCTTGGCGGCGACCTGGGTGATGATCGCCTTTGCCGCGCGTTTGGTGCGCAACCGCTTTATGCGCCGCATGGTTGTCTATGGGCTCTGGATTTATGTGACATTGCGGTTTGCGGGGCTGGGTGATGAGGTGTCGGCCTTCCTGGATGGGCTGGCCATTGAAATCGGTGATTTCCGTATTTCCATGCTGGCCCTTTTGGTCGCTGCGGTGGTCATCGGGTTGCTGTTCACCGGCGCGCGCCTGGTCAGTACAACCGTGTCGTCGCGCATTCGCATGAACGAAGACATCAGCCCTTCCATGCAGGTGCTTGCGGTCAAAGCCATTCAGATCACGCTTTATGGGTGCGCTTTTTTCATCGGAATCAAAGCCGTCGGGATTGATCTGACCGGGTTGGCGGTTCTGTCCGGGGCCATCGGTGTCGGTCTGGGGTTTGGTTTGCAAAAGGTCGTCTCGAACCTTGTCTCGGGTGTCATTATCTTGCTGGATAAATCCATCAAACCGGGGGATGTGATCTCGCTTGGCGAAACCTTCGGCTGGATCAACGCGCTTGGAGCGCGGTATGTGAGCGTCGTGACGCGGGACGGGCGGGAATACCTTATCCCGAACGAAGATCTCATTACCGGGCAGGTGGTGAACTGGTCGCATTCGGATCAATATGTGCGTCTCGATATCTATTTTGGCACGTCTTACGGCTGTGATCCGCATAATGTGCGCCGCCTTGCCATTGAGGCGGCGTCGGGGGTGGATCGGGTGCTGTCGCATCCAAAACTGCCCGTCTGTCATATTGTCGGATTCGGGGACAGTTCCGTTGATTACATCCTGCGGTTCTGGATCAGGGACCCCACGGGGGGGCTGACGAACATCCGCGGGAACGTATATCTTGCACTTTGGGACATCTTCAAAGCCAATGATATTTCAATTCCCTTCCCGCAGCGCGAAGTGCGAATGCTGGACCCGATGCCCGATTAACGGATAATTTACCCTGTCATTGAATTGTTGCACCGCAGTTGTTATCCTTGTTCCATCCCAGCGCCGGGGGTCTGTCGGCGCGTTCAAAGGAGGACAATGTCCTGTCAATCCATGCTGAGGCAGCCATCGCTGCTCAAAACGGGCAAGCAGTAATGGTCACTGCTACCGACACAGCCACCAGCGACGCGCTTCTGGCAACCATTCTTTCATCCCTTTCCGACGATAAGGCCGAGGATATCGTGCAGATTGATCTGCGCGGCAAGACCGAGATCGGTGACTATATGGTCATCTGTTCCGGGCGTTCGACCCGTCAGGTCTCGTCGATTTCGGAAAAGCTCGCGCAGAAGGTCAAAGACGACTACGGCCGCACCGCGAAGATGGAGGGCAAGGACACTGGTGATTGGGTCCTGATCGACACAGGCGATGTGATCGTGCATGTTTTCCGCCCGGAAGTGCGCGAATTCTATCAGCTGGAGAAGATGTGGCAGCCCGTTTCCGGCCCGGAGACAGCCGCGAACTGAGTCCATAGCGCGGTGGCCTGATCATGCGTGTGCACATCATTGCGGTCGGACGCCTTCGGGCGGGGCCGCAAAAAGATCTGATTGACGACTACCTGAAACGATTTGATCGCACGGGCAGGGCGCTGAGCCTTGGCCCGGCGCAGGTTGTTGAGGTGGATGACCGCAAGGCTTCCGGTATGGGAGCTGAGGCGGAATTACTGCGTCGCGCGGTGCCCGAAGGGGCCATCAACGTGGTTCTGGACGAACGGGGGCGCGTGGAAACCTCGCCCGAATTCGCAAAACGTATCGGCGCGTGGCGCGACGCCGGGAGCCGGGACCTGGCGCTTATCATCGGGGGCGCGGACGGTTTGGCCCCGGCATTGCGCGCAGAAGCCGATTTCAAGCTGTCCTTTGGCAAGATGGTCTGGCCGCATATGCTGGTGCGTGTGATGTTGGCAGAGCAACTCTATCGTGCCGCCTCAATTCTATCGGGCGGCCCCTATCACCGCGAATAACCATTTGTGCCGCCGTCAAAACGGGGCAATTCAGCGCAAGTTGACGATCACCGTCTGCGGGTTCCAGCCACCGGGCAGGTCGCGCGCCTGTATTTGCACCTGCGCAGTACCTTCGGGGATACGCACCCCGGAAAGCGACCGCGTGAAGGGCTGCTCCTGAACATGGGGATGGGCCAGAATGCGGATCGCGATTTGATTGCCCTGCATATCCAGCACGCGCCAGGCGTCCGCATAGTGGTCCCAGCCGGTATCGGGATGAGAGATTGTCACGTCAAAACGCCAACCATCCCCGGATTTCCGTGCTTTGACATTGTCGATCCGGGGCGGTTCCGCAAACGCAGTCATTGCTGATAAAATCAAAACCAATATGGCGTATTTCATTTCGGGCCCAACCAAGCGATAGCGATCTGCATCATTTAAGAAGCCAAGAGGATTTTACGAGACACCGAGGCAAATTCTCGGCGCCAGATGACGGTTACGGTGCAAAACGCGGCAAGGATGAGCGGAATCGGTCCGGCCAGCCAGGCGGCTGCGGCGAGTGCAAAATAAAGCGATCTGAGGCCACGGTTGAAGCTCTTGGTCCCGGTGATATTAATCTGGGCGGCTTTTTCCGCGAACTTATAAGCGTCCGGATGTTTGGGATCATTCGGCACTGCGCCCATCAGCACCGAGCAATAGCCAAACAACCGGTTGGCCCAGACGAATTTGAGAAAGGCATTAGTCAGGAACAGCGTCAGCACCATCAGCTTTAATTCCCACACGATGGTGGGATGATCCAGCAGGGTAATATCGGAGGCGACACCGGCGAGGCGTTCGGCATTTCCGATCACCGCGAGCGTGCCGCCAATGGCCACCATGGAAGTGGAGGCGAAAAAGGCGGTCCCCTGACGCAGGGTCCCCAGGACATGGGCATCAAAAATGCGCGGCTCTCTCGTCACCATTTGCCGCATCCATTCTTGCCTGTAGCTGGCCATGATAAGCGATGTTGAGAGGTGTTTGGGCGAAGGGTGCTCCACGCGAAGCCCAATGCCGACCCACAATACAAAGAGCAGGGCCACAGCGGCGAAATCCAGGGGCTGAAACAGGGTAATGCGGTCCATGAAGGTCATGGCATGACGCATCGCATCTCTGATAAAGCTTGCCAATGGGTCAAATTGGTAATAATACTTTACCAAATAGAGGTCAAGTGGAGGAATACCCATGGAAATGCCGATTCCCGATCCGAATGTGCTGGCCCGTAAATCGCGGGTTGTGTCGCGTTTGCAGTCCGTCTTGCCGATGGACGCCGTGATCCATGAGGTCGCCGAAACGCGTGCCTATGAGTGTGATGCTCTGACAGCCTATAAGTGCCCCCCGATGGTGGCGGTGCTCCCGTC
This region includes:
- a CDS encoding mechanosensitive ion channel domain-containing protein; its protein translation is MADPIANLEEPLGHVLMSVDEIWHLVSVFGADLIEPGWRQNQAIIILSLAALAYLLHGISGRLIEARVRAIEGWSKWQLRMIIQIKRRMGLILFALMSYGVYVVMQNITWPSRSYMIGGVSTLAATWVMIAFAARLVRNRFMRRMVVYGLWIYVTLRFAGLGDEVSAFLDGLAIEIGDFRISMLALLVAAVVIGLLFTGARLVSTTVSSRIRMNEDISPSMQVLAVKAIQITLYGCAFFIGIKAVGIDLTGLAVLSGAIGVGLGFGLQKVVSNLVSGVIILLDKSIKPGDVISLGETFGWINALGARYVSVVTRDGREYLIPNEDLITGQVVNWSHSDQYVRLDIYFGTSYGCDPHNVRRLAIEAASGVDRVLSHPKLPVCHIVGFGDSSVDYILRFWIRDPTGGLTNIRGNVYLALWDIFKANDISIPFPQREVRMLDPMPD
- the rlmH gene encoding 23S rRNA (pseudouridine(1915)-N(3))-methyltransferase RlmH is translated as MRVHIIAVGRLRAGPQKDLIDDYLKRFDRTGRALSLGPAQVVEVDDRKASGMGAEAELLRRAVPEGAINVVLDERGRVETSPEFAKRIGAWRDAGSRDLALIIGGADGLAPALRAEADFKLSFGKMVWPHMLVRVMLAEQLYRAASILSGGPYHRE
- a CDS encoding DUF599 domain-containing protein; translation: MTFMDRITLFQPLDFAAVALLFVLWVGIGLRVEHPSPKHLSTSLIMASYRQEWMRQMVTREPRIFDAHVLGTLRQGTAFFASTSMVAIGGTLAVIGNAERLAGVASDITLLDHPTIVWELKLMVLTLFLTNAFLKFVWANRLFGYCSVLMGAVPNDPKHPDAYKFAEKAAQINITGTKSFNRGLRSLYFALAAAAWLAGPIPLILAAFCTVTVIWRREFASVSRKILLAS
- the rsfS gene encoding ribosome silencing factor, whose protein sequence is MLSSLSDDKAEDIVQIDLRGKTEIGDYMVICSGRSTRQVSSISEKLAQKVKDDYGRTAKMEGKDTGDWVLIDTGDVIVHVFRPEVREFYQLEKMWQPVSGPETAAN